cAGGTTCCATCTATGTGTCTTTTATTGAAATACAACTCCAAACAtcagctctttttctttcagggaGAAATGTTGGCAAGTTATCGCATTATAAGCTTTATGGATGGGTTAAGCGagtgaaaaatatttgttttttaggcctttaaaaatgaacataatcataattaagttcagaaaaacatgaaactcCTTATATTAAGCAAAGAAAAGCATCTGTGCTGAAGGGATGCGTAGATAGAAAAAGGAGGTCACAGGATCCCTGTTCTCTGAGCCTACAATAtcggtgagagagagagagagagagagagagagagagagagagagagagagagagcgagcgagcgagAGCAATGACGTAATGAAGATACAGTTCGACAGGGAACCACAATTCCCAAGATGCACTTGAAATTACCGTGGCCGCTGGACGGGGGAAGGGAAGCTGAGATTGGAGGGAGAAACAGTCAGAAACTGAGGTACTTTTGAAATGCTTCATATCGCATAATATAGTCGGACAGGCCACAGCATGCAATGTTTTGTGGCgctttttttaatatctttattaacaAAACCAGATGATATCCTGTTGGTGCTGTCGGGTTTGTGCACAGAGTCCATCCCCGTTACAGTTCAACAGAGCTACAGCTAGTTAGCCTGACAGCTGGCTTTTCTTGTGATAGCTTGGTCTCAGCTGCTTCTTTGCACTTAATATTCATGACATGAACTGGGAAGCTGTTTTTCCTCAATTGTGGCTGGTTTGCATGCAATCTGTGCAAGTGGTGCATGTTGGGTGTGAGGAGAAGCTTTAGCTGCGTCTTTGTGCCTGCGGGTCGCTACAGCTGACATACTGCTAGCTGGTCGGTTGCTACAGATAATGTTAGCCAGCTGACGTGAGGGTGCTACTGTAAGGATAGCTGTCAAAGCTGCAAAATGTCATCTGATAAGGTTGGACTTACTCcatacatttttgtgatttattttttgttgaagTGCATGTAGTCTGcagtgatttattttgacaccttagttttttatatatttggcttttaaaaaaatatttctgtgttGCAGACAGTAGTGGGGGAAGTATTCTGATTTACAAATACAATGAATGCATTCAAAATGACACTCAAGTGAAATTGCAAgtatcaaaaacaaaagtacttaaTGCAGAAAAGTGATATCCCTATGAGTCATTTACTGTTGTATTATCTATATTGTGATTAATGTGCAATTTGCATTGTTTGTTAGTCTTTTtgactaattataataataatacattttatttgtatagagctttacatggtaaaggcagaaacaataaaagggaTAACAATGTTAAGCCAGAGAGATggcattaagataagataagataatccgttattagtcccgcagcggggaaatttacaacagtgataaacaaaacaacagcaaaaaaaaacatgcatgacTTGCATCACAGGTTGGAAGATTTAGCATTGAAATACATGAGCtctttatatgttatatatgtaaaatcttaatttgtaaaataacttttatagCTGTATAATGAAGAATGAACTACttaaaatttgtatttgagtaaatgtttgtgtagTTAAATCATTCTTTTTGTTCTAGTTTTCAGATATTGTGTACATATGACAGCCTCTCCTCGGGACTCTGACCATACAAGAACTCTTTCCATGACCCACATCTCACTGGACACCTTCACTTCTTACTTTGGACGTGAGCTGCTGTTTCACGTGAGGCTGAAGACATAACACAGCTTTGATTCAAGTGAATTAAACTGCAACTGTACTGGTAACCTCTAGATGCAAACTGGATTTGTGCTGAGTGCCAAAGTAATGAAGTGTCTCGGACAGGGAGAGCCCAGCCCTGAACAGCAATGTCATTATCCAGCATCTGTGTACGTCTGATGGGGCTGAGGAGTGGACCCACCGGACAAGCAGATCTgcggagaagaggaaggaggcagGTTTCCAGGAAACTTGTGCATTGATGGATAGCCATTTCCTTGTGTCAGCTCTTGTAGACCGATACCTGCACATTCCTGTCAGTTTACACCCTCAAGGTTGGACTTTATAGTAGCTAATAAAACCAAGCTGCCATCACAACCACACAATCATTGCTACAACACAGAAAAGGAGAATAATATGATGGGCACATAATGGATTTCTTCTGCAAGTGATAGTTTTGGTAAATCACACTTGTGACTGTGGACATTGAGTTCTCTATGTATatgaggaaaagaggagaaaagcaTAGATATTTGCAGTCACTACTAATGTGCACTACAGAAACCATGGTGGTCCTTGCATCGGCTCCTCAGCCCATCTCAGTCCATGACTACAGAAGCCTTTAGAGGCTAGGATCAGGAACCGCTCGCCAGCTAACACATATTACTCATATGCAATGGAAGAAGACATTGATGTCACATCCCACACTGAGGTATTGTATTATTTCACCTTTGGACTCAACATTTGTAACCGTTTAATCTTATTCCAGTGTTTGGGGTTTACGGCAACTTAACACCATTAAGACAGAAAGCAACACCTGCTGTGTTGGTCAACAGCATGGAAGTAGGTGCTGTCTTAACACTGTTGCCATATTGATTTAGTCACCCTCAGGGATAAACGTTCCTTTCCTGTACCACACTGTTTAATAAACAATTAAGAGCTAATTTGTTTAAGCAGTTATGTCACGTGTGTAAATTAAGGCCTAAGGTAAAAAGTTGTCTCTCTTTAGGTGTAAGCTCTGGTCTGGCTTGCTTGGCatgttgctatggcaacagcTGACATGGCATTTCCCTTATCCCCACCTTGGTTTTTCTAGCCGTAACATTACTTGTTGCTCCCTGGCCTCTATCCTTGTGTGcccctttttttgtaaatgttggaTAAGGTTGTCCCCTGCCTGGCTGGTTGCAACgtaacaggaaacaggaaagttTTCCTCAACGGAAGTGTCCCTCAAATTACTGGATCTACCAACACAAGAAGCAACCGAATAAGACAGAATAAGTGTTTCAAAGTGTACAACTTCTAAAACAGCTCTGAGATTTAATTTGGCTTGTTGTACTTAATGTTTTTCACAACTTAGTATTAGATATCGGAGCAGTCAGagctacaaaaaaataaagaaggatGATATGATAATGAATTGCCTTGTCTTAAAAGCAGTGAAAGCTGTGCTACTTTTAAATTGTATACATGTCTGAAACATCTGCTCTGTGTTGCTGCCCTCCTGTTAGGGCCTGAATGGTTTGTCCCGTGAATTTAAACCATTAGAGGATATCACCAATGGACACTCCAACCATAAGCCTGTGAGTAAAAATCACTTATCCTTGATCCATTGCAATTAGttgggattttatttattaatttactatTCAAACTTTTGTCTTCACAGGTCATGAACGGACTGATTATTAGTCATAATGTCAAAGACCACACCAACGGCAATGCACCACTCAGATCCCTGCCggtaattcattttcatttttagcatCTCACTGCAACCAACATGTCCCTCCCTGAATGTAACGTAATCCATTATTTGGTAATTGTCCAGATTTCAGCACTGAAGCAGAATGGTCTTCTGCAGACCTTGGCAGGAGGGGACCAGCCTAAGCCTGCAGGTAATAAACTCTCACACAACCTCTCCTTTGTCTCACATCCTCTTCCCACCGGAATGTGAGACAGTGTATCCTAGATACCAGGCAGCTGCTGCAGGTAAAACCTCCCTCAGGAGTGCAGGTTGCCTGCTTGGAGTAAGCTAAGGGTCTCAGTGGCCCACTCTGAGTGATGCAGGTCTGTTAGAGAGGAAGGATTTATGATTGAGAATGAATTGGATGGGTGTCGGCCATTGCACCATAGCCCATTGGCTGAGAAGTTACTCATCACCTATATGGGCTCCTGgtgaagtttgtgtgtgtgtgacacagttGGCTGTGTTAGTTTGTCTTCTaccttattttgttattatctcTACAGAGGAAAATGTGGAGTTGGAAAAGGCCAGAGAAGAGTGGGAGGCACTGGAGAACATCCAACCAGGTCAGATGCGTCTTGCTGTATCACTGAAGATACTGAGAGCTTGTCTTTATGTTGCTGTTCTAAAAGATAAACTTTTTATGTGAAATCCTCCAGCTATCACTGAGGACTCAAACCCTACTCCGCTCATCTCCTTCAATGAAGCCCTGCAGTACTTCCAGACCACAGACCTCGGGGACTTGTTGGTAAGAAACCGTACTTATTCAAAATTCTCAACTTTCTAAATTTCAATAATGGCCAGCTCTCGAATAATAGCAGAAGTAGCAGTTTGGTTAGACACATAAAGACCTGCATCACTTGTCGGTGAGATAAATCAAGAATTTACAGTGTGTGGGTAAGAAAGTGACATGCATACATCCAgccaaaaatataattatttgagTAAAATTAAATTGCAATGCTCTTGTCTAGCCATTATGatgcaaatatttacataaGAATCAAGTGGATACTTTTGGATTTGCTTACTTAActatagttttaaaatgttgttgtatttttgccCCAACCGCCATTTGTAGAAGAACATCCAGCCAACCCTACGCAGGACAGGTCTTGCCGCGATCACACATTTCCTCTTCGGCCCTCCACGGCTGCACAGGGAACTCCTGGAGGAGAGGGATCTGGTCTTTGCCATCgcacagtgtgagtgtgtgtttgatgggCTTGTTTGCGTTATAATCCCGCCATGTGTAAAACTCACGAGTGTGTCCAATAAACCACAGATGTTCATTCCTGCATATTTGTTTGCGTATGTGTTCTCTATAGGCCATGTGGACAACAGCCAAACAGTCCACATGCGTGTCCTCCAGACCATTTATAAGAGGCTGATTGGCAGCAGGCTGGACTGTCCTCGCTTTGGGGCGCACTGGGAAAACATCGGCTTTCAGGGTGAGAGATGTACTCTGTTTGCTCCTTTACTGTAGATACAGTGGTTCAAGTCTGTAGATGTTCATATTAAATTAGTCTCGCTAGTAAActtctctttcatttcaaaatgtatttgcttttcatttttaaagaatgttaAGGTATTCAAGCTACGGTCAATGCAACACATTGTATTTCTACAGTAAGAAATGCTTCTCTAAATATATGCGGTCATTATTTAAAAGACAGTTCTGAAGCCTCTGTGTGATGCTAtaatatttctttttgaaaagAGAGTTATATATCCTAAATAATTGACCGTATCAATAAGGAAACATTGTGACTCAATGTGTTGTTGCATTGTCTCtgtgttggtttgttttctgtgctgcAGGTACAGACCCAGCCACTGACCTACGTGGCACTGGTTTCCTAGGACTGATGCATACGCTGTACTTTGTGATGGACCCAGAGACTCTACCGTTGGCTAGAGACATCTACAAGTTATCACAACACCCTGAACAGGTATCACCGGGTCATAATAGCAATTTAATTGCCCATGCCAGCAGAGTCAGCTaatttgtgcatgcatgtgttttatcGTGGAATCAGATTTCACTAATCCCTCAGCGACATTGAAACACCTACCACTCCAGGCGTGCTACTTTGTAGCTGACCCTGACCTTTGTCCTCCCTGTAAAGGGAACCAGAGCGAGACGAGAGAGAATTTCcctcagggatcaataaagtcagCTAAAAAAACGAGCTTGTTTCAGGCCTTGGT
This sequence is a window from Anoplopoma fimbria isolate UVic2021 breed Golden Eagle Sablefish chromosome 13, Afim_UVic_2022, whole genome shotgun sequence. Protein-coding genes within it:
- the elmod3 gene encoding ELMO domain-containing protein 3, whose translation is MEEDIDVTSHTEGLNGLSREFKPLEDITNGHSNHKPVMNGLIISHNVKDHTNGNAPLRSLPISALKQNGLLQTLAGGDQPKPAEENVELEKAREEWEALENIQPAITEDSNPTPLISFNEALQYFQTTDLGDLLKNIQPTLRRTGLAAITHFLFGPPRLHRELLEERDLVFAIAQCHVDNSQTVHMRVLQTIYKRLIGSRLDCPRFGAHWENIGFQGTDPATDLRGTGFLGLMHTLYFVMDPETLPLARDIYKLSQHPEQNFPFSVMSINMTRIALQVLREEALSKECNRRQQVVGVLNEFYVATYLHLYQLWKTQQKTIVDSGFVLKEVELFAKKNPKQMLRRLEVFLKERRAGGIPRGTSPDPQAQQPSPCLGARAGSGQGSKGKEMHFTGVCELPPDMEGEARLI